A genomic region of Micropterus dolomieu isolate WLL.071019.BEF.003 ecotype Adirondacks linkage group LG11, ASM2129224v1, whole genome shotgun sequence contains the following coding sequences:
- the rpl13a gene encoding 60S ribosomal protein L13a isoform X2, whose protein sequence is MADRFNKVLLLDGRGHLLGRLAALVAKQVLLGHKVVVVRCEGINISGNFYRNKLKYLAFLRKRMNTNPSRGPYHFRAPSRIFWRTVRGMLPHKTKRGQAALERLKVFDGIPPPYDKRKRMVVPAALKIVRLKPTRKFALLGRLAHEVGWKYQAITATLEEKRKEKAKLRYSKKKTVTKLTKLAEKNVEAKIAKYTDVLKQYGVLV, encoded by the exons TTCTGCTGCTTGATGGCAGGGGCCATCTACTCGGCCGGCTTGCTGCCCTTGTGGCTAAACAGGTTCTGCTGG GACACAAAGTGGTGGTCGTGAGATGTGAAGGCATTAACATCTCCGGCAACTTCTACCGTAACAAGC TGAAGTACCTGGCTTTCTTGCGTAAGCGGATGAACACCAACCCCTCTCGTGGGCCGTACCACTTCAGAGCTCCCAGCAGGATCTTCTGGAGGACCGTGAGAG GCATGCTGCCCCACAAAACCAAGAGAGGCCAGGCTGCTCTGGAGAGGCTGAAGGTGTTTGACGGTATCCCCCCACCTTATGACAAG AGGAAGCGCATGGTTGTTCCAGCTGCCCTTAAGATTGTGCGTCTGAAGCCCACTCGCAAG TTTGCTCTCCTTGGGCGTCTGGCACACGAGGTTGGCTGGAAGTACCAGGCTATCACAGCGACcctggaggagaagagaaaggagAAGGCTAAGCTCCGCTACTCCAAGAAAAAGACAGTGACCAAGCTGACCAAGTTGGCAGAAAAGAACGTTGAGGCCAAGATTGCAAAATACACAGACGTTCTGAAACAATATGGAGTCCTTGTCTGA